The window CTTATGTCATTATACAGTGGACACTGCGGGCACTTTGCATTGGTACATCTTCCAGAATCTAGGTGTCTTGATTCCTTCAGAATAGGTGCATATTTTATGACTGGTGATACTAATATTCTTTCTGAACCATCAGGATTTATTGTCTTTATTGCCATAATCTGGGTTCTGCAAGAAACGACAGATATACGTGTACTTCGTTACGTCATTCTATTTATCGGTGAAAATTCTAATAGCTCTCTGTTTCTGTCCAACTTTAGAATTAGCatttcattatatatttttaggtTGCTGAATAGGGACAAAGATTTCTCATGTACACTTTGGTATCTTACAGGTGTAATGAACAGTTTATTCTCTGTGTATGGTAAGGTCTTCAAACTGGTTTACTAATTGTTTACTCCTATGTTTAATATAAGGAATTGATTAGAACCTCAGATCATACTTAAGGGTGTTAATGCAGATATCTATGATGATTTGATATCACGAAGAGTTAATATTAGCGATGCTGAGAAATTTGCAGAAGTTTGTCCTTGTCCTTGTAATGGTGTTGGATGGGGTGTCATTTGGTAAGAAAGTTTTTTCCTGAAGAAGCACACAATAGTGGCTatccaaataaatatattagggGTGTTGGATGTGATTTGATATTACAGTTCCTTGTTAGTTATATAATCTTATTGCAGTATTGCTAACCAAGGAACTACCACACAAAGCTATAATTGTTACTTATCGCTGTTCCTTATTGGTTATAAATGACTTATTCGTAGGGGGattatatcttttatatttctttGTGGAGCCATGTACCTTGGTCTGGTGATTCTTTCTTGAGGTATATTTTAATGTCTATACTTCATGTATTCTAACAGCAAACTGACGTGCTGCTGAGTGCTTTCAGTACTGTATGTTATGCAGTTATCTTCATGAACGGTTGTTGGAAGGAATGTATTGGATTTCATAGATGGGGTTCATTCTATTTTCATCATCTGCACATCTGTGATCTGTGGTATAAGCACATATGATAAGCATCTATAGTCTTACTTCTTGtgacaaaaagaagaaaagccTTTGAAAGGCCAGATCATTTTTAGTTATACTGCTGATATTATGCAAGTTTATGTAACATTCATCAAATTGATATTGTATTTAGCGGCAGAAAGAGATCATACCAAGTTCTGCACTACcttgaaaagaaaatttcagaaagaaaaaaaaacagagatgTGGCTGATCATAATTCATGGCCGTTTCTCCTGTTTGAAGATAGTTCGTCGTGTGAAATGAAAATGTGGAGGCAATGAAGCCCAGATGACTGCGACAAACGTCTTGGACCTTGGTTATTTTTGGGTACAT of the Daucus carota subsp. sativus chromosome 4, DH1 v3.0, whole genome shotgun sequence genome contains:
- the LOC108219453 gene encoding uncharacterized protein LOC108219453 isoform X1, whose amino-acid sequence is MRNWELKKCCNHEQVVFITTISVCTVVILALWRTVLLMPFKLVTVFIHEASHALACKLTCGHVEGIQVHADEGGSTQTRGGVYWFILPAGYLGSSFWGMVLILASTNLLAARIGAGCLVIALIIVLLIAKNWTLRALCIGFIVFIAIIWVLQETTDIRVLRYVILFIGENSNSSLFLSNFRISISLYIFRLLNRDKDFSCTLWYLTGVMNSLFSVYDIYDDLISRRVNISDAEKFAEVCPCPCNGVGWGVIWGIISFIFLCGAMYLGLVILS
- the LOC108219453 gene encoding uncharacterized protein LOC108219453 isoform X2, with the protein product MRNWELKKCCNHEQVVFITTISVCTVVILAVEGIQVHADEGGSTQTRGGVYWFILPAGYLGSSFWGMVLILASTNLLAARIGAGCLVIALIIVLLIAKNWTLRALCIGFIVFIAIIWVLQETTDIRVLRYVILFIGENSNSSLFLSNFRISISLYIFRLLNRDKDFSCTLWYLTGVMNSLFSVYDIYDDLISRRVNISDAEKFAEVCPCPCNGVGWGVIWGIISFIFLCGAMYLGLVILS